A DNA window from Dethiosulfovibrio faecalis contains the following coding sequences:
- the fabZ gene encoding 3-hydroxyacyl-ACP dehydratase FabZ: MFDINKIMEFLPHRYPFLLVDRILESDLERVVGLKNVTINEPFFMGHFPGEPVMPGVLIIEAMGQTGAVVLLSKPEFEGKVIYLTSVVKARFRRPVRPGDQMITTATLTRLRGKVGKVSTVAKVGDDVVAEAELGFVVDDRLE; encoded by the coding sequence ATGTTCGACATCAACAAGATAATGGAGTTCCTTCCCCATCGTTACCCCTTCCTTTTGGTCGACCGCATATTGGAGTCAGATCTCGAGCGGGTGGTAGGCCTCAAGAACGTGACAATAAACGAGCCCTTCTTCATGGGCCATTTCCCCGGGGAGCCGGTCATGCCCGGAGTTCTCATAATCGAGGCAATGGGACAGACCGGAGCGGTGGTTCTGCTTTCGAAGCCCGAGTTCGAGGGCAAGGTTATATACCTCACGTCGGTGGTCAAGGCCCGTTTCCGTCGTCCCGTAAGGCCCGGAGATCAGATGATAACCACCGCTACCCTGACACGTCTTAGAGGCAAGGTAGGCAAGGTGTCCACCGTGGCAAAGGTCGGAGACGACGTGGTCGCGGAGGCCGAGCTCGGATTCGTAGTGGACGACAGGCTGGAGTGA
- a CDS encoding sigma-70 family RNA polymerase sigma factor has translation MEGNRLAEEEERRLWSSLEDGDPSAREDLILAYRPLVFWIAKKFNVSGDIYPDLIQEGMMALIKGIDSFDPSRGFRFTTYGYYRIRGQMLNYLQRKEAKAPFPMENFDEELRDPMSSETIDAVLDLKDGLSHLPEREARILSDLIMEGRNAKDVAMEENIDVSHVYRLRRKALGWLKSWLSPNDATSRG, from the coding sequence ATGGAGGGAAACCGTCTAGCCGAAGAGGAAGAACGACGGCTTTGGTCGTCTCTAGAGGACGGAGATCCCTCCGCCAGGGAAGATCTCATATTGGCCTATCGTCCCTTGGTCTTTTGGATCGCCAAGAAGTTCAACGTGAGTGGGGACATCTACCCCGACCTGATTCAGGAGGGGATGATGGCTCTCATAAAGGGAATAGATAGCTTCGACCCATCTAGAGGTTTTCGTTTCACCACGTACGGTTACTACAGAATAAGAGGCCAAATGTTGAACTATCTCCAGAGGAAGGAAGCCAAGGCCCCCTTCCCCATGGAAAATTTCGACGAAGAGCTCCGAGATCCTATGTCGTCGGAGACTATAGACGCAGTACTGGATCTGAAGGACGGACTGAGTCATCTTCCGGAGAGAGAAGCCAGGATATTGTCCGATCTGATAATGGAGGGGCGCAACGCCAAGGACGTAGCAATGGAGGAGAATATAGACGTCAGTCACGTCTACAGACTCAGGAGAAAGGCCTTGGGTTGGCTGAAATCGTGGCTTTCTCCGAACGATGCCACTTCCAGAGGTTGA
- the lpxC gene encoding UDP-3-O-acyl-N-acetylglucosamine deacetylase → MSPRYLLDREVLFRGIGLHSGLDCGVRVFPSGRRGITLYRDGSFFPLDRLEWDGDGRGTVLILPDGYKVRTVEHLFGAIAGLGLDEVAVDVAGGEIPAMDGCASSFAEALLKAGVTENGFIDPLRLDEPVAVDDRSLGRSVVALPYDGLRVTYVIDYPGTAIGTQCLSMDLSRDNFIDRIASCRTFAMMEDVETLRKSGLSLGGSLENAMVVDGRKVLAKGGLRFEDEFVRHKILDLLGDLVLLGRPLAAHVIAIKAGHSMHQRLVKEIAKRIISED, encoded by the coding sequence GTGTCCCCCAGGTATCTTCTCGATAGAGAGGTCCTTTTCCGAGGGATAGGGCTTCATTCCGGCCTGGACTGTGGCGTACGGGTCTTCCCCTCTGGCAGGAGAGGAATAACTCTCTATCGGGACGGATCTTTTTTCCCACTCGATCGTCTCGAATGGGACGGCGACGGAAGAGGGACCGTTCTCATTCTGCCTGACGGCTATAAAGTTAGGACGGTGGAGCATCTGTTCGGAGCTATAGCAGGATTGGGTTTGGACGAGGTTGCCGTGGATGTCGCCGGAGGAGAGATCCCTGCCATGGACGGCTGTGCTTCGTCCTTTGCGGAAGCCCTGTTGAAGGCCGGGGTGACTGAAAACGGATTTATCGATCCCTTGAGGTTGGACGAACCGGTAGCGGTAGACGACCGATCCCTGGGAAGGTCGGTGGTGGCACTGCCCTACGACGGATTGAGGGTGACCTACGTTATCGACTATCCCGGCACTGCCATAGGAACTCAATGCCTCTCTATGGACCTGAGCCGTGATAATTTTATCGACCGGATAGCCTCGTGTCGTACTTTCGCCATGATGGAGGACGTCGAGACCCTTAGAAAAAGCGGGCTTTCTCTGGGAGGCTCATTAGAAAACGCCATGGTGGTGGACGGACGGAAAGTTCTGGCCAAGGGCGGACTTCGATTCGAGGACGAGTTCGTTCGCCATAAGATACTTGACCTATTGGGAGATCTAGTGTTGCTCGGTCGCCCCCTGGCCGCCCACGTCATAGCCATTAAAGCCGGTCATTCCATGCATCAGAGACTGGTAAAAGAGATAGCTAAAAGAATAATATCGGAGGATTGA
- the lpxA gene encoding acyl-ACP--UDP-N-acetylglucosamine O-acyltransferase: protein MSVHIHATAIVSPEAEIGENVVIGPYSVIDGKVSIGSGTVLGAFVRVMNFVSIGADCRIWENAVLGGEPQDHDFKGEESWVRIGDGVVLREAVTVNRASGEGNETVVGDRTMLMEGVHVAHNVRVGKDVTVANKSGLSGYSSLGDGTVMSGLSGLHQFVSVGKYCMVGGASKVVKDVPHYAMVDGHPAKVYGLNVVGLRRAGFTSEQRLDIKRAYRTLYRSGLTTKEATALLREQMGDDPLIGDMLDFIDAGKRGLCSWARR, encoded by the coding sequence GTGTCGGTCCATATACACGCTACAGCCATAGTCTCTCCGGAGGCCGAGATAGGGGAGAACGTAGTAATCGGCCCCTATTCCGTGATAGACGGGAAAGTCTCCATCGGTTCCGGAACGGTTCTGGGCGCTTTCGTCCGAGTCATGAACTTCGTGTCCATAGGGGCCGACTGCCGTATATGGGAGAACGCCGTCTTGGGTGGAGAACCTCAGGACCACGACTTCAAGGGAGAGGAATCCTGGGTGAGGATAGGAGACGGAGTCGTCCTTAGAGAGGCAGTTACGGTCAACAGGGCTTCCGGAGAGGGCAACGAGACCGTAGTAGGAGACAGGACAATGCTGATGGAGGGGGTCCACGTGGCACACAACGTCCGAGTTGGCAAGGATGTCACGGTAGCCAATAAATCGGGACTTTCCGGCTACTCCTCTCTTGGAGATGGAACCGTTATGAGCGGGCTCTCCGGGCTGCATCAGTTCGTGTCGGTAGGCAAATACTGCATGGTGGGGGGAGCGTCCAAAGTAGTTAAGGACGTACCTCACTACGCCATGGTGGACGGCCATCCGGCCAAGGTTTACGGCCTGAACGTAGTCGGTCTTAGACGGGCCGGCTTCACCTCTGAACAGAGGTTAGACATAAAAAGAGCCTACAGAACCCTCTACAGATCCGGGCTGACCACCAAGGAGGCCACCGCACTCTTGAGGGAACAGATGGGAGACGATCCTCTCATAGGCGATATGCTCGACTTTATCGATGCCGGTAAAAGAGGGCTATGCTCCTGGGCCCGGCGATGA
- a CDS encoding DUF501 domain-containing protein, with translation MTGRAPLPFRRDIDIVSRQMGGRHFDPAFIVGIARRCRWGAPQVLRCFPLRKGFPFPTTFWLSCPWLARSLGTLESKGGVSSLEDFLLLRKERWRDFQLEHRILRLRLLSSGEKRFLRLHRRPIWEVIRSGGVGGIRYVPNSRPTVKCLHLQVASWLALGRHPGEVWLRENIPDVCCPDGRCLLDRTET, from the coding sequence ATGACCGGAAGAGCCCCTTTGCCTTTCAGACGGGATATCGACATCGTGTCTCGTCAGATGGGGGGGAGGCATTTCGATCCGGCCTTTATCGTCGGCATAGCTCGTCGTTGCCGTTGGGGGGCCCCTCAGGTCTTGAGATGTTTTCCTCTTAGGAAGGGATTCCCGTTTCCTACCACCTTCTGGTTGTCCTGTCCGTGGCTGGCTCGATCTCTAGGAACTCTTGAATCCAAGGGGGGAGTTTCCTCGTTGGAGGATTTTCTTCTGTTACGGAAGGAAAGGTGGCGGGATTTTCAGCTTGAGCACAGGATTCTGCGTCTTCGTCTGCTTTCCTCGGGAGAAAAGCGTTTCCTGAGGTTGCACCGAAGACCTATCTGGGAGGTTATCAGATCTGGAGGAGTCGGAGGTATCCGCTATGTGCCGAACAGTCGTCCGACCGTGAAGTGCCTTCACCTTCAGGTCGCGTCTTGGTTGGCTTTAGGGCGTCACCCCGGAGAGGTTTGGCTAAGGGAGAACATTCCCGATGTATGCTGTCCCGACGGGAGATGTCTTTTAGACAGGACAGAGACTTGA
- the lpxD gene encoding UDP-3-O-(3-hydroxymyristoyl)glucosamine N-acyltransferase, with the protein MSYSLSQLSEILEGRCIGKGDFLIQRVSTPEEASEGSIVVVLDGRILKDIPREVSIVGKEEAFSDGRRGISVREPRLAMAVILGLFQKKATVSEGVDPSAVVHRSAYVDENASIGPLCVLSEGASVSAGAVLRANVFVGEGVSIGEDSVIEPGVVIYQGCSVGDRVLIHGNVVIGADGFGHIPASEGRRVVKIPQIGGVRICDDVEIGANTSIDRGTIGDTVIGEGTKIDNHIQIGHNVSIGKDCLLAAQAGIAGSAVLEDRVVMAARSGVQDHIRVGSDSVVAASGGVTKDLPSGSLVSGFPARNHRAKLRQDAYTSRIGDLFDRVKRLERLISEDS; encoded by the coding sequence ATGTCGTACAGTCTGAGTCAGCTTTCCGAGATACTGGAGGGCCGATGTATAGGAAAGGGAGACTTCCTGATTCAGAGGGTCTCCACCCCGGAGGAAGCATCGGAGGGCAGCATAGTGGTGGTCCTCGACGGCAGAATATTGAAGGATATTCCCCGCGAGGTGTCGATAGTCGGTAAAGAAGAGGCGTTTTCCGACGGCAGAAGAGGCATCTCCGTTCGGGAGCCCAGATTGGCGATGGCCGTCATTCTCGGGCTCTTTCAGAAAAAAGCGACCGTTTCGGAGGGGGTAGACCCTTCGGCTGTGGTCCATCGATCAGCCTACGTGGACGAAAACGCCTCCATCGGGCCCCTCTGCGTTCTGTCCGAAGGGGCCTCGGTGTCGGCCGGGGCGGTCCTCAGGGCAAACGTCTTCGTAGGAGAGGGAGTCTCTATCGGTGAGGACTCGGTGATAGAACCGGGAGTGGTTATATATCAGGGATGTTCCGTAGGCGACAGGGTTCTTATACACGGCAACGTCGTTATAGGAGCGGACGGTTTCGGTCATATACCGGCCTCCGAGGGACGCCGGGTCGTCAAGATTCCCCAGATAGGTGGAGTTCGGATCTGCGACGACGTCGAGATAGGGGCCAATACGTCCATTGACAGGGGAACCATAGGTGACACCGTCATAGGCGAGGGAACCAAGATAGATAACCACATACAGATAGGTCACAACGTCTCCATCGGTAAAGACTGTCTATTGGCCGCTCAGGCGGGAATTGCAGGTAGCGCCGTCCTGGAGGACAGGGTTGTGATGGCAGCTAGATCGGGAGTTCAGGATCACATCAGGGTGGGGTCGGACTCGGTTGTCGCCGCCTCGGGAGGGGTCACCAAAGACCTTCCCTCCGGCTCGCTCGTATCCGGGTTTCCCGCCAGGAACCACCGTGCCAAGCTTCGACAGGATGCCTACACCTCTAGAATAGGGGATCTCTTCGATAGAGTGAAGCGTCTGGAGCGGCTTATATCGGAGGACAGTTGA
- a CDS encoding histidine phosphatase family protein: MDEKKLLLLRHGQTDWNIAFKYQGSMDIPLNGAGELQAEKTAERLNEWVPGVCLVSPLRRAFRTAEIVSERWQGGPKLSVMDDLREISFGAWEGMSVGEVMDAYSDEYDRWRNDPGSWTPPGGEPFGKVRERAKRVVSKVLSCDAERVLAVTHGGLIRAIVADLFSLPDSSVWRFRLDNCAMVGISFWRGSPSLMFFNDSLHQLMETGTKLPLSF, from the coding sequence GTGGACGAAAAAAAGCTTCTTCTTTTGCGTCACGGTCAGACGGATTGGAACATAGCCTTTAAATATCAGGGCTCCATGGACATCCCACTCAACGGAGCGGGAGAGCTTCAGGCGGAAAAGACCGCTGAGAGATTGAACGAATGGGTTCCCGGCGTGTGTCTCGTCAGCCCGCTTCGAAGGGCCTTCAGAACCGCCGAGATAGTCTCCGAGAGGTGGCAGGGCGGACCGAAACTCTCCGTTATGGATGATCTGAGAGAGATCTCCTTCGGTGCCTGGGAGGGGATGTCTGTCGGCGAGGTTATGGATGCCTATTCCGACGAGTACGATCGCTGGCGGAACGACCCCGGTTCCTGGACCCCTCCGGGAGGCGAGCCCTTCGGGAAAGTCCGAGAAAGGGCGAAACGGGTGGTTTCCAAGGTCCTCTCCTGCGATGCAGAGAGGGTGTTGGCCGTCACTCACGGTGGACTGATACGAGCCATCGTGGCCGACCTTTTTTCTCTGCCCGATTCCTCCGTTTGGCGTTTCCGTCTGGATAACTGCGCCATGGTGGGGATCTCCTTCTGGAGAGGGAGTCCATCTCTGATGTTTTTCAACGACAGCCTTCATCAACTTATGGAGACGGGTACAAAGCTTCCTTTATCCTTTTAG
- a CDS encoding BamA/OMP85 family outer membrane protein, giving the protein MRRPSVSLLLAIGLVAVFFSVASAAPVVTMIDVQGNEEVVSQHILGVVQTKIGEPLDQDVLKKDIEAIYGLGFFSYVDAKIDPYNGGAAVTYVVTENPVVEKVEFIGNTVYSEEDLMKQVFTTPGTVFNRVFFRHDLQRIRDKFQEDGYVMMRIEDVQVEGGIVKVYVLEPRIGEIVIQGNRKTKTYVVRRVIDVKEGDLFNSIRLRHSLNKIRALGYFEDVSVGFEPSEDGSGDMDLILTVKEQKTGRVSFSISHGSSSGWGGGVSYGDSNMAGRGVNLDVGFEAGDYEGYWASLSDNYMDEKTYAWKIGAYSREYEDRSYWDNSISTNGELFDYDEKRKGGYIGAGKKFKGDDKLSWFVTLDWHDSDVEFKSGSRDQFDLATANGGTSGTNFSVEGKITRNNLDPYLSYKKGDVETIAIEHAMELLGGDWTFTKYWFEGKAFLPIKDVEDLVDINIKKDNPVYIAARIKAGSSSGTIPWMERYEIGGSTTLRGYESGQFKGEEMLLGNFELHVPIEEAFSFVLFYDIGNTEMSFSDMIDDYGFGVRVRTPLGNLRLDYANGDDDSQFHFGFGEIF; this is encoded by the coding sequence GTGAGGCGACCGTCGGTATCTTTGCTTTTAGCCATAGGACTGGTAGCTGTGTTTTTTTCCGTAGCCAGCGCTGCGCCAGTGGTCACCATGATAGACGTACAGGGAAACGAGGAGGTCGTCTCCCAGCATATTCTCGGGGTCGTCCAGACCAAGATAGGAGAGCCCTTGGATCAGGACGTTCTCAAGAAGGACATAGAGGCCATCTATGGCCTGGGATTTTTTTCCTACGTGGATGCCAAGATAGACCCCTACAACGGAGGTGCGGCTGTTACCTACGTTGTGACCGAAAACCCCGTGGTCGAGAAGGTCGAGTTCATAGGGAATACGGTCTACAGCGAAGAAGACCTCATGAAGCAGGTCTTCACTACCCCCGGAACCGTATTCAACCGGGTCTTTTTTCGCCACGACCTTCAGAGAATAAGGGACAAGTTTCAGGAAGACGGCTACGTCATGATGCGTATCGAGGACGTTCAGGTCGAGGGAGGTATCGTCAAGGTCTATGTACTGGAGCCTCGGATCGGAGAGATCGTCATACAGGGTAACAGAAAGACCAAGACCTATGTCGTACGTCGGGTCATAGACGTAAAAGAGGGTGATCTGTTCAACTCCATCAGACTTCGTCATTCCCTCAACAAGATAAGGGCGCTTGGCTATTTCGAGGACGTCAGCGTAGGTTTCGAGCCTTCCGAAGACGGCTCGGGAGATATGGACCTCATCCTTACCGTTAAGGAACAGAAGACCGGCAGGGTGTCCTTTTCCATCAGTCACGGTTCCAGCAGCGGCTGGGGGGGCGGGGTGTCCTACGGCGACTCCAACATGGCGGGAAGGGGAGTCAACCTGGACGTGGGGTTCGAGGCCGGAGATTACGAGGGATACTGGGCCAGCCTCTCCGACAACTACATGGACGAAAAGACCTACGCATGGAAGATCGGTGCTTACAGCAGAGAGTACGAGGACAGATCCTATTGGGATAACAGCATATCCACCAATGGAGAGCTCTTCGATTACGACGAGAAGCGCAAGGGTGGATACATCGGAGCGGGAAAGAAGTTCAAGGGTGACGATAAGCTAAGCTGGTTCGTCACGCTCGACTGGCACGACAGCGACGTAGAGTTCAAGAGCGGCTCCAGGGATCAGTTCGATCTCGCCACCGCCAACGGCGGGACCAGCGGTACAAATTTCTCCGTGGAGGGGAAGATTACAAGAAATAACCTGGATCCCTATCTCAGCTACAAAAAAGGCGATGTCGAGACCATCGCGATAGAGCACGCCATGGAGCTTCTTGGGGGAGATTGGACTTTCACGAAATACTGGTTTGAGGGCAAGGCCTTTCTTCCCATCAAGGACGTGGAGGATCTGGTCGACATAAACATCAAGAAGGATAACCCGGTGTACATAGCTGCCAGGATAAAGGCCGGTTCGTCAAGTGGCACCATCCCCTGGATGGAACGCTACGAAATAGGAGGTTCCACCACCCTGAGGGGGTACGAGTCGGGACAGTTCAAGGGAGAGGAGATGCTTCTCGGTAACTTCGAGCTCCACGTTCCCATAGAGGAGGCCTTCTCCTTCGTCCTGTTCTACGATATAGGGAACACCGAGATGAGCTTCTCCGACATGATAGACGACTACGGTTTTGGGGTGAGGGTTAGGACTCCTTTGGGCAATCTGCGTCTGGACTACGCTAACGGCGATGACGACTCGCAGTTCCACTTCGGGTTCGGCGAAATTTTCTGA